The following DNA comes from Halalkaliarchaeum sp. AArc-CO.
CCTCGATTACGACTGGAGCGACGTGCACGACGAGGCCGACCGGCTGGAGCATCACATCTCCGAGGAGTTCGAGCGCCGGGTGGCGGAGCTGCTCGACGAGCCCACGGTCGATCCGCACGGCGATCCGATCCCCGGCGTCGACCTCGAACCCGTCCCCGACGACGAGTCGGTGAGCCTCTCGGAGCTCGAGACGGGTGAGACGGGCGTCGTGAGTCGCGTCAGCGACAGGAACGACGAGGAGCTTTCGTATCTCGCCGAGGCCGGGATCAAACCCGGAACCGAGCTGACGGTCGTCGACGTCGCCCCGTTCGGGATGGTTACGGTCCGGACGGATCAGGGCGAGCAGTCGCTACCGGAGGAAGTGGCCCGATCGATCCGGGTGCGGCGTCGCGACGGCGGATGAGATAACAAGGCTCGGAACGAAGCGACGAACACCTTAAAAAGGAGGGGG
Coding sequences within:
- a CDS encoding metal-dependent transcriptional regulator — translated: MLSDVMEDYLKAIYVLEREGGTPVSTSAIAEHLDKTPPTVTSMLEKLAERGLVEREKYKGVELTDEGRTVALEVIRHHRLLETYLTEHLDYDWSDVHDEADRLEHHISEEFERRVAELLDEPTVDPHGDPIPGVDLEPVPDDESVSLSELETGETGVVSRVSDRNDEELSYLAEAGIKPGTELTVVDVAPFGMVTVRTDQGEQSLPEEVARSIRVRRRDGG